The Borrelia sp. HM sequence ATTGATCCTGGTCATGGGGGGCTTGATCCTGGTGCTATTGTTAAAGCTAAAGATGGACTTAATAATGAAATTTTTGTTGTTGAGGATGAATATGTTTATGATATTGCGTTAAGACTTTATGTATATCTTAAAGAATATGGAGCCAATGTTGAATTGACTATTTTATCACCTGATCATTTAATTAGAGATAGTGTGTCTGCTAATAATACATTTGTTAATATTAAGAATGAAGTCTATAATAATTATGATTTGAATAAAACCGATACAGTTGATTCTTGGATAAATGGTACTCTGGAAGGTTTAAAGAAAAGATTGACTGTTGTAAATAAATTTGTCAATAAGTATAAAAATATTAAGTCAGAGGATATTCTTTATATTAGTTTACATTCAGATAATAGTGTTGGGGCTCCTAGATGCATGGGATTTTATTATCAGTCTGAGGAAGGCAAAGGATTTGATTCTCATTCTAAAAATATTATTGAAAAGATGACATCAGATTTTAAAAGAGTCCCTTATATTAAGGGGCAAAACCTTTATATGCTAAAAAATAATGTTGTTAAGACAAAATTTTTAGTTGAGCTTAGAAATTTGGCATTTGATGATGAGGCTTGGGCAATTAGATCTTCTAAGATTAGAGATCGGGATTCTAGAATACTTGCTACTGCTATTTTAAAAATTTTATAATTACTATATTATCTAAATATACTTGACAAAAGCATTTCAATTTATCATAATATCTAAATATTAGATCCCCTATAGCTCAGTGGTAGAGCAGGTGGCTGTTAACCACTTGGTCGGAGGTTCAAATCCTTCTGGGGGAGCTTTTTTTACTTATTTGAAATTATTTTTTCAATTTCTTCTCGTTTTATATTGAAGTAGTTTAATCTTTCAAGAAATTTTTTATTATTTCCACTTCCCAGTTTTAATTGTTTTTGTATTTGTTCTCTTTTATGTTTAGAGTGTTTTCCTATGATGCCAAGTTCTATTAAATCATTTAAACTTAAACTTTCCTTGTGTTGTTCATTGTAAAAAGTACCTATTTCTTTAATAATGCTTATTATTTCAAGTTTAGAAGACATTTCTACTTCTTTATCAATATTTTTAAGATGGGCATGTTTAATCTTATCTTGATTTGAACAGCCGACTTTTTTAAGAATATTTTTCCTAATTAGGTTTCCTGCCTTGTCACTGTCAGTAAAAATAATTATTCCATTTGTTTCTATTGCTTTTTTTAAAATATTAATAGTTTCTTGTTTAAGATACAATCCACCAGTTTCAACTATAGTACACTTAAATAGTTCTTTTATTCTCTTAGCATCATTTTTCCCTTCAACTACAATTATTTCTTTTATTTGCTTCAGATTTAATTCCAATTTTCAAAAAATACTCTAATAAGTTTTATTGCTTCTATATGATCTGATATTGCAATAGTTTCTCTTAAAGAGTGCATTCCCCACATTGGTATTCCAATATCTATTGTTTCAATACCTGTTTGTGAATTTGCAATTGGACCAATTGTAGTGCCAGAATTGGTATTTGCTTTCATTATTATTTCTTGAGTTTTAATATTATTCTTCATAGCTAGTAATTTAAGTTTTGCATATCCATTTGCTGTTGTTGCATATTTGAAGTTAGCATTACTTTTAATAGTGATGCCTTTGCCTAGAGCGATTTGATAATTTGGGTCATGTTTTTCTATATATCCTGGATGAGTCCCATGTGCACCATCCATTGAAATGTTGAATGATTTATTTAGTTTGATTAAGTGTTCTTCTTTTTCTAGATTTAAAGCATGATCAATTCTTTCTAATACTTCTGTTAATAGTTTGGAGTTAGCCCCTCTAGAAGTTAAAGATCCAATCTCTTCATTGTCAAAAAATACAATTACTTTATTTCTATTATGATTCGTGTGAACAAATGCATTCATGATTGCGTGACATCCTGCTTTATTGTCAAGATTTTTAGATGCCAAAAATTCGCCTTCACTACCTATAATTTTTGCCTGTTCAGATGCTGTGAATATTAAATCACATGATAGAAAATCTTTTTCAGATATTTGCAGCTTTTCTAAAATTTTTTCTTTAATGCTTTTTTGGAGACTTGTAATGATTATAATGTGTTCGTGAGCATCGTATGCAAATCCTTCATTTGCTTTTCGGTTTAGATGAATGGCTACATTTGGTATAATTCCAATATTTTCAATTGTTATTAGTTCTGAGTTAATTATTCCATCTTTATTAAAGTATACAAATCCTGCTAGGCTTAAATCTCTATCAGTCCATGTTGAAATGATTGGGCTACCATAGACTTCTATATGGTTAGAAAATACATTATTTGTTTTCTTGATAGATTCTATTTTAAGTTTTAAGCTAGGACTATCAGAGTGTGCTGTTGCTATTAGGAATGGTTCGTGTACATTGTTAGTGTTAATGTTAAATGCAATGAGACTTGTACCTTCTTTTTTTACATAGTAAAATCCCGTTTCTAATGACCATTTATTATCAAGTTTGAGTTCTTTTGCATTGAGATAATACACTAGTTTTTGTTCAATATAGGTTACTACATGGTATGGAGTTAGACTTTTATCTAGTAAGTTTTGTAAATGCGATATATCTAGTGTTTGGTCATACATTATGTTTTTTCTCCTATGGTTTTGTTGTTTTAATACCTATTATTTTATTATAATAAGCTCATAAGTGTACATATGTTAAGGAGATTAGATGGGTAAATTTTATAAATTGATGTTTATTCCTTTAATATTTATTGCTTGTACTGCTGTTTCAGAAGTTAATTTAAAAGATGATGTAAGTGGGACGGTTTCATTAATATTTAATGTTAATAAAGAATTTGAAAGGATCAGAAAAGAAATTGTAACAACTCTTGGGGGAGAGGAAGTTGCTAAGATTCCTCTTTTCCCTGTTGATACAATAAAGCAATTTTTTGACAATGAAGGTAATAAGTTAGGTCTTAAACTTTTAAATATTAAGTCAGATGATGATTCTTTTTATTTAGATATTCAATTTAATAGTTTGATTGAGATCTTAAGAGAATATTTTACACAGGAAAAATTGCCTATATTTATGATAAGAAACAAAAATGGGAAAAATATTCTTAATATTGATGTTAATTTGAAAAATATTACTAAGATCATTAATTCAAATAAGGAAGGTATGAACGATGCTCTTGCGACACTATTACCCTCAGAAGAAATTCCAATGTCTGAAAAAGAGTATAAAGATGCTTTGGTTTATTTTCTCTCAGATTTTACCCCATATGCCAATCAGCTTATTGATAACTCTAATCTTACAGTTAAGATTAAGACATCAAGAAAAATTCAAGAACAGTTTGGATTTGATCAGATTAACTCGAATACTTTAGAGCTTAAATTGGATATGATTAGGACTTTAAGTCTTGAAAAGCCAATAAAATTAAAGTTAGTTTATTAAACTTTTTGTAAATATTATTTTAAGGAATTCTATATTAAGAGATAAGAATTAATTCTTATCTCTTAATATAGAATTCCTATTAATATGCCTGTTATTAAGGTTCCAATTAAGATAGATATTATCCACATTAATGGGTTAATTACTATTGGGAGAATAAAAATACCACCATGTGGGGCCATAAGTTTTACTTCGAAGAATGCAGATAGGAAACCTCCAATAGATGATCCTATTATACATGCAGGTATTATTTTAAAAGGATCTGCAGCGGCTAAAGGGATTACTCCTTCTGTTATAAAACATGCACCTAAAATGTAACAAATTTTCCCAGCTTCTTTTTCTTCTTGTGAAAACTTATTCTTAAAGATACTAGTTGCAAGTGCTACTCCAAGTGGAGGTGTCATTCCTCCTAACATTATGCTTGCATGAGGGATATAGTTTTTTGCAGTTATCATTGCAATTCCAAATGCGTAGGCTGCTTTATTTATAGGACCACCCATATCTATCGCCATCATTCCACCAAGCAATGCACCCAATAGTGCCATATTTATCCCGCTTAGCGAATTTAATATATTTGTTATTGATGTGTTAATATATGCAATTGGTGTTAGTAAAGAATATGTTAAAAAGCCTGATATTAGTACTGAGAAAAAAGGGTAGGTTAAAACGGGGTTTATACTACTTATTTTTACTGGTATTATTTTTTTACTTATTGATTTGATTGCTAAAGTTATATATCCGGAAAGAAATCCTGCTATGATCCCTCCTAAGAAACCTGCGTTTCCTTTGCTCATCATTAATCCTGTAATCATTCCAGGTGTAAGTCCAGGTCTTTCTGCTATACTAAATGAAATATATCCAGCAAGTATTGGAATCATTAGGAAGAAAGCATTATTACCTCCGATGTACATTAAAATATCAGCTATTTTATTATAACTTGGATCATTTGGATCAAAAGCCTGAATGCCAAACATGAATGATATTGCAATAATTATTCCTCCAGATACTACAAATGGAAGCATGAAGGATACACCATTCATTAAGTGTTTATATGCATTTCCTGTTTGATTATATTTTTCATTTTTTTCTTTAACTTCATTACTAGTATAAATCTTTGCTTTATTTTCAATAATATTTTGAATTAGTTCTTTTGCTTTGTGTATTCCCTCTTTAACTCCAACTTCAATTAATAGTTTGCCATTAAATCTTTCTTTATCAACAGTTTTTCCAGCTGCAATAATTATACCTTTTGCTCTTTTTATATCTTCATTGTTTAGTAGATTATCAATTCCACTAGAACCATTAGTTTCTATTTTGATTTCTACGTTTAGTTCGGCTGCTGCTCGTTTTAGGCTGTCGGCTGCCATATATGTATGGGCAATTCCTGTGGGGCAGGCTGTTACTGCTAGAATGAAGTTTTTGAAACTATTTTCATTAATCTTTATATCTGTATTGCTGTTTAAAATAATTTCTAAAAATCTGTTTGTATCGTTGATGGTCATGATTTCTTGTCTTAAAGCCCCATCGTTAAAGATTTTATTAAGATTAGATATTATTTTAATATGCTCATTGCCTGTAATATTTTCAGGAACAGCCATCATGAAAAATAATTTTGAGGCTTTCGAGTCAGAAGCGCTAAAATCAAAACCTTCTCCTTCAACTCTTAATATAGCTATTCCATGTTTTTTAACAAAATTACCTTTTGCATGTGGCATTGCAATATGTTCCTCAAGTCCTGTTCCGCTTATTGCCTCTCTTTTTTTAATCTCTTTGATAAAGGCTTCTTTGTTTGTTAAATATCCATTTTCATTAAGCATATCGGTCATTTTTTCAATAACATCATCTTTACTCTTGCCTTTATAATTTAATATGATTAATTTATTAGAAAATAAATCTTTCATAAGGGACTTCTCCTTGCTATTATTATTATTAATATTATTATATCTGTATTATACTTATTATTGGTACGGATATTGTAGCATATGGTTAATGATTATTATAATCATTAATTAATATATTTATTAATTGTTTTATTTATTTGATGAATAAGGAGCTTGATTTGATATATACTCTTACTCTTAATCCTTCAATTGATTATAAGATGATTGTAGATAGATTTCAAGAAGGATGTCTTAATAATATTGTTAGTCATAATTTTTTGGCTGGTGGTAAAGGTATAAATGTCAGTAGTGTGCTTAAGAATTTTAGAATGGAAAGTGTTATTTTTGGATTTTTGGGTGGATTTACGGGTGATTTTATAAAATCCACTCTTGATTTAATGCAAATAAAGCATGATTTTGTTAGTATATCTTGTAATACTAGAATAAATATTAAAATTATGTCAGATGGAAAAGAGACAGAAATTAATGGCAATTCACCTGATATTTTGAAGAGTGATTTTCAGTCTTTAATTTTCAAATTGAAAAAATTAGATAAAGGCATATTAATTATGTCTGGTAGCGTTCCAAGCTCGCTTGGATATAGTGCTTATAATGAAATAGCTGAAAATCTTTCAAAAAACATTCAGTTGATTATTGATACTAGTGGTATTGCATTGCAAAAAATTGTATATCTTAATCCTTTTTTAATCAAGCCAAATATTAAGGAACTTGAAGAACTTTTAGGTAATAATTTAAATTCTAGCAAGGAATTAATTGATGCTGGATATAAGATTATGGACATGGGTGTTCAAAATCTTATAGTTTCAATGGGAAGCGATGGGGCTTTTTTTATGAATAATAAAAATATTTTTATGGCTAGTGTTCCTAAAATTAATGCAAAAAGTACTATTGGTGCAGGAGATTCTGTTATTGCTGGATTTATATATACATATATGAAAGGAGGTTCTTTTTGTGACTCTTTTAGATTTGGAGTTGCATCAGGTACAGCAACGGCGCTTAAAGGTCAACTTTGTAATCTTGATGATGTTAATGCTATTCTTGATAAGGTGGAAATTAAATATCTTTAATTTTTTTCTTTAGTATGCATAATTTAATTAGTTTTAGCTTTTAATTTAAGTAAAACTTTGTAAAAAGACGATCCATTATCGGGAGCGACGGGACTCGAACCCGCGACCTCCTGCGTGACAGGCAGGCATTCTAACCAGCTGAACTACGCCCCCAAATACAATACCTTAAGATTATATTGTTTTTCTTTTTATTTGTCAATTTGATTTAATGACTCAATGCATTTATGTAATCTAAAATCTTTGAATCTCTTTCTACTTTTTTTAGACTAACATTTTTAATAATATTTTTGCTTGATATTATTTCTATACTTTCTTTAGCTCTTGTTATTGCAGTATAGAGTAGTTCTTTTGTTAAGAACGGATGGTCTTCTAGTATTATTTGTACATGCTGATATTCAGAACCTTGGCTTTTATGTATTGTTGTTGCAAAACTAATTTCATATTTATCAAGTAAATTAAGATTTATTTTTGTATATTTTTCGTCCTCTTTTTTAAATAGAGCATAAATTTTAGAATTTTCTCTAAAAATAATACCTCTTTCTCCATTAAATAGATTATTCTTATAGTCATTTTGAGTAATTAAAATTATTTGTCCAATTAAATCGCCATATACTTTTTTTAAATCCAATTTTATTATTTCATTAATTTTTTTTGTTCCAAATCTTCCAAAATTTTTTGAACATAAAATTGTATTATTAAGTAGAGTATTTATTATTGATTCGACTTCTTGATCTTTTAATGAATTAAGATCGAAGTTAGATATATCTTTATATAAGTTTTTTCTGTAGTTTAATAGTTCGTGTTCAATATTTACTTTATCTATATCTTTTAAAATTATATTTTTGTTAGCATTAAGTTGAAGATCAATTAAATTCGTATCTTCTTTATAGATTGCTTTTGCTAATAAATTTATCTCATCGTTACTTCTAAAATTTTTTTTAAGTATTTCTACATTTTCATCACTTATATCTTTTATTTTCATAAGGCTTGCATATACATTTCCTCCAGCTATTGAAGGAAGTTGATTCTTATCTCCTGTTATGATAAGTTTTGTGTTTATTTTGATTGCCTTTAACAATTTTAAAAAAGTACTTGCATCTATCATAGATGCTTCATCAATTATTATTATTTCAAAATCTAGAAAATTGGCTTCATCGTATTTGTTGACTTTGCTAATAAATGAGATTTTTAGTAATTTTTGTATTGTACTATGTTCTGTTTCAATATTTTTAAATGATTCCTTTAAACTTGACTTTAATTTTTGACTTGCTTTTCCTGTTGGGGCTATAAGAGCTACTTTTTGCTTAATGTTCAAGTGAATATCTATTGCCTTTAAAATATAATTGATAGTTGTTGTTTTTCCTGTTCCAGGGCCTCCACTTAGTATAAAAAAGTTACTTTTGAGAGATTTTTTGACTGAATTAATCTGTTCTTCACTTAGTCCTTTGGTGTTTAATTTGGTTATAATATCTTGTATTCTTTGATCACTTATTTTACTTTTATAGTCTTTAAGTCTTTGATCTATTTTTTGTATTAGTTCTTCTTCTTCTCTGAAATTTTTTTGGGTATAGATATGTATATTATTTTCTAATATTAAAGGAGTTGTGATTTTTTCATTTTGATTGTAATTTGCCATGATATTATTTTCTTTTAAAAGTGCGATCATGGAATTCATTTTTGTTGGTTTTGTAAATTGTGCAAGTTCTTCTAGTATATCTATTGATTTTTGATAAGATTGATTTTCTTTGTCTAATTCCAAGCGAGTATATTCAATTGTTTTTTGAATATCTTTTATTAGTAGATGAATGTTGGCTCTTAAATGTCCTTTAGAAAGATAATTAAATAAAAATATTAAAAAAATAGCAAGTTCTTTCGACTGTTCATTTTGTATGTTTTTTGTAAGTAAGTATGCTTTGTAGTAGTTTGCTATGTTTATGTTTAAAGTTTCAATTATTTCATGGATTTTAAGTTCTGGACCTAAATAATTCATTTTATGATCTTTTAAAAATTCCCTTAACACTAAATAATTTCTCATATTGTCCTTTTAATGGTTGAATTGTAAATGTATTTGTTCTAAATCTAATTCTTTAAATTTTGGTATATTAGTATAAATCCCATTTTGAGTTTTAGATTGTTCTTTAGTAATATTTTGAAATGCTCTTGTAAAGAGGTATATTACCCCTCCAAAATTATTGTTATATTCTTCTGTAGTCTTAAAGAATATTTTTTTTATGCCTAGTGAGTAAATTTTGTATTGTAAATCATACTGTTCTTGTTTGATCGTTTTTTTTAATCTCATTGTATTGTAATCTTTTAAGTTTTTTCCAAGGTAATTTGTTTTATAGTCTAGAATATAAATTTTATTATTTATCTTAAATATAAGGTCAATGATTCCTTTTATATAGCCATTATTTAATGTCAAATCTAATTTGTTTTGATAATTAAAGAGAGACTTTTGTTTGTAGATTTTTGTATTTATTTTGATTAAAAATTCCATTTCTTTTTGCACTTCTTGAATGTCACATAATCTTGCATTGATAAATTTAATTTGAGTATTTAGCATGTTGTAGATCATATTTGTTAGTATTTCTTGTATTTTTGGTGTATTTAATTTTGGATTAAAATGTTCTATTTTTTTTTGTACAAGGGAGATGTTGATTTTTTGAAAGTTGTTTAAATTATTTTTTGCGTCGTTGAAATTTATATCTTTCATTATGGCATGTAAAATATTCCCGATATCTTTACCCCTTGGAAGTGTTTCTTCAGTAAGAGTATGATCATTATAATAAGTCTCATCATAAAAAGTCTCATCACTTCTAATTTCTTTATTTTTGGCATAATAATTGGATTTATAAATTGACGCAAGGCTTGTATAGCTGTGTGTATATTCTTTTATAAACAGGTTTTTGTTGATTGGTGTTGGTGGGCTCAATTTTGTGTCTTTTGTAATATTTGTTTCTAATTTATTAAAGGGATGCATTTTAATAAGGTTGTATACATTAAAATCTAGATTTATTCCATCAATTACTTTTATTTCTGCTAATTCTAATATTTTGTTGATTATTGTTCCTTGATTGATAATAAATAGAGAAAATCTAGATCGTGTTGTTCCTACATAAAAAATGTTTTTCTCCTCATTGAAGGTTTTTTGTTTGGCAAATTGTTGATTTTTTTTTAATTTTAAAAAGTCATATTCTGTCTTATTGTCTAAGCAAAACTTATAAAATGGATCAGATTTTTTTAGTATATTATCATTGTTTTGTGTATCACCTATTAAGAATACAATATTAAGACTTAGTCCTTTTGATTTATGAATTGTCATTATTTCTATAGATTTACTTTCTTGAATTATATTTTGATCTTCATCTTGTTGGTCAATATTTTCATTAATTATTAGGCTTTCTAGAGTGTATATTAATGATTCTATATTTTTTTCTTCATAATAAATTTTAGATATAAAATCTAGGCTTGTTTGATAATTTTTAAGTGATTCAAATTTTTTTTCAACTATTAGAGTTTCTTTGTAGCTTTTTTTTGATTGTGCAAATTCAATAAATGTAGGATTATTAAGATTTTTTGCTAAACTGACCCATAACTCTTTATTTGAGACAATATTATCTATTGCTTTGATTAGTGTTATTTCTTGATTTTCAAGTAAATGTATGATTTCAATAATAGCTTCTTCTATATATTTTATTTCATTTCTTTCAATTAAGCTTAGATATAATACCCATGGCATGTTTATTATTTTGCTGGTTAATATATAATTTAGAGTTTGAAAATTTTGTTTCCTATCTAGACATTTGATCAGATAAAATACTTCATTAAACTCTTTTGTTTTAAATAATAATTCTTCGATCTTAAAATTTGTTTTTATATCTTGCTTTTTAAGTTCTTTGTCTATTAAATATATTTCTTTGCTAGTTCTACAAAGCACTTTGATGTCTGATTCTGTAATTTGTCTAAGTTGATTATTATCATAAATTTTTCCATTTGTTATCAGGTATTTTATTGTTAGTGCTGTCTTTTGTAAGATATTTCTATCTTCTTCAATTTCAATTATATTTATTGCTTTTATCTTTTGATCATTTACAAAAATTTTATTTTCATCATTATTGGGATTTGTTATTGCCTTTTTGAATTCTATTCGTTCTATTTCATCTGTAAATGTTTTATTATAGATATTATCAAACATAATATTTAAAGGTTCAACTAATTCTTTATTTGATCTATGATTTGTTAGCAAAGTTATTCTTGCATCATTTTTTATTTTATCTTTTATTTTTTGATTGTAAAACGATATATCAGCATTTCTAAATGTATAAATTATTTGCTTTGGATCGGCAATAAATACTACTTTTATGCCACAAGAATTAAGCAGTTCAAATATTTCTATTTGTATGATGTCTAAATCTTGTGCTTCGTCTATTAATATTATTTTATATTTATTTTTTATTGAATTTAATAGTTTGCTATTATAAGATTCTAGGTATTGTTTAAAATGTAGCATTATATGTTTTTGGTCTATTGTGTTTGTTAAATGAATAGTATTTGCAAGTTCTTTTTCTATATATTGAAGTATCTTATATTCTACTTTTAGTCTAATATATTTCTTAAGTTTACTTTCATCTTCTTGATATGTGTTTGTTTCATTGCTAAGTTCTATTAAATCATTTTTTATCTTTAGTTCTTTATCTGATAGAGTAGCATTCTTTTGAAGATTAGATTCTATTATTTTATAGAAAAATTTATTGTGTATCAGTATGTCTGTTATTTTTACTATATCTTTTTCATAATTATATTTTATAGTTGATATTTTCACTCCTTGGTTATGTTTATTGAGGAAAGTTCTTTTTTCTTGCATAGTCATTTCGTTTAATGCTTTGATAATTAAATTGTAATTATGAATTAATCTATTCTTATTTATGAGGATTTTTTCAAAAATTGTTTGTTTTTTTATCCAATCTCCAAGTTCTTTTGTTTTATTTCTTTTATATGCTTGTCTCATATATTGAGCCATATCTTTTGTATTTTTAAATTTGGATTTAAAGATTTCAAATTCATACTCTTTAATTTGTAATTCTTTTTTTAATGAGTTTGCTTTTCTTAAAAACTCATAAACTATTTCATCTATCTCTGATTTGAAGTTTGTTTTTACACTATATCTGGAAAAATTTTCTGTCTCTATTTGAAAATTGTTTAAAGAGTGTAGTGCAAATTTATTTATTGTTGAAATAAAAATTTTATTTGATTGCTCATAGATTGTTTGTAGATATTGATTTGGTTTTGAATTTTGATATTCAGTTTCAATTGATTTTAATATTCGAATTAGCATCTCTTCTGTTGCTTTTTTTGTAAATGTTAGTACCAAGATTTCACTTGGAGAATACATTTTGTTTGTGAGTAGGTTAGTAATAGTATTTTCAAGTGTATAGGTTTTTCCAGTTCCTGCTGAAGCTTCAATTAATATTTTTTCATTATCTTTAATTTTATCTATTATTTTTGTCATAGGATTAATTTTATAGTCTTAAATAAATTTAGCATAGAAATCCTTAAGTACCTTTTCTAAGTTTGCATTTATGATTAGGTCGTGAGTATCTTTAAATCTGTTATAGTATGGACACCATGTTATATCTTTTTGTTTGAGAATAAATTCCATATTTTTATTAATATTAATGCTTTTTTTTAGATATTTTATTTGTGTTTTTAACGTTGTTGGCAATTCGTTTATATTTTTTATTTTAGTTAAACTTTTCTGTATTAAATCTTTATAGATTGGTGTGGGGTAGCTTGAAATATATGCTATTTGTTTTAGTAGATTTGAAAGATCCAAAGAGTTTATTATTCCATTGATATATTTATTATTGAGTGATATTTTAGAATTTTCATAAATGATTCTTATTTCCTGAATTGAGTCCATATTATTAATTTTGCTTTTTAAAATTAGTCCCATTATATATAGATTTATTTTTCTAATAATTTTATCTTGGCTGTAATCTTTTTTTTCTATATTGATATAATAATATCTATTATCAATTTTATAGATGTTTTTAAGTTTTCCGTTTAACTTAAATTCTAATATTTCACCTTCAAAGTTAATGGGTATAGTTTGATTTAATATGATTTCTGTTTCTTGCATTTTAGAGAATTCTTGAAAATTAATAGCAATATTATTTTTAATTTCATTGAATTTCCCTATAAATTCTTCTTTTAAGTTTGTCTTTTTAATGTTTATAGGCATTATTCCTTTTTGAATTTGGTTCTCAATTATGTTGTCTATTATTTTTAATATATGATTATCATCAATTTTATTTCTTATGCATTCGTGTATTGGTATTATATTATTCATTAATTGATAATTAAAATTATCAGTATCAATAATTTGTTCTTCTTGATTTTCCTTAATTATACTGATTTGGCTTATGTCTTTGATATATATATTTAATATTTCTTCATAAAAATATTTATAGGGATTAGTCATAGCTTTATTGATATCTTCTATTTCTAGCGTAATTTGTTTTTGTAATTTAATTCTTTTTTGTTTGAATTTTGAAGGCTTGCTTTTTTGTAATGACTT is a genomic window containing:
- the recB gene encoding exodeoxyribonuclease V subunit beta; translated protein: MTKIIDKIKDNEKILIEASAGTGKTYTLENTITNLLTNKMYSPSEILVLTFTKKATEEMLIRILKSIETEYQNSKPNQYLQTIYEQSNKIFISTINKFALHSLNNFQIETENFSRYSVKTNFKSEIDEIVYEFLRKANSLKKELQIKEYEFEIFKSKFKNTKDMAQYMRQAYKRNKTKELGDWIKKQTIFEKILINKNRLIHNYNLIIKALNEMTMQEKRTFLNKHNQGVKISTIKYNYEKDIVKITDILIHNKFFYKIIESNLQKNATLSDKELKIKNDLIELSNETNTYQEDESKLKKYIRLKVEYKILQYIEKELANTIHLTNTIDQKHIMLHFKQYLESYNSKLLNSIKNKYKIILIDEAQDLDIIQIEIFELLNSCGIKVVFIADPKQIIYTFRNADISFYNQKIKDKIKNDARITLLTNHRSNKELVEPLNIMFDNIYNKTFTDEIERIEFKKAITNPNNDENKIFVNDQKIKAINIIEIEEDRNILQKTALTIKYLITNGKIYDNNQLRQITESDIKVLCRTSKEIYLIDKELKKQDIKTNFKIEELLFKTKEFNEVFYLIKCLDRKQNFQTLNYILTSKIINMPWVLYLSLIERNEIKYIEEAIIEIIHLLENQEITLIKAIDNIVSNKELWVSLAKNLNNPTFIEFAQSKKSYKETLIVEKKFESLKNYQTSLDFISKIYYEEKNIESLIYTLESLIINENIDQQDEDQNIIQESKSIEIMTIHKSKGLSLNIVFLIGDTQNNDNILKKSDPFYKFCLDNKTEYDFLKLKKNQQFAKQKTFNEEKNIFYVGTTRSRFSLFIINQGTIINKILELAEIKVIDGINLDFNVYNLIKMHPFNKLETNITKDTKLSPPTPINKNLFIKEYTHSYTSLASIYKSNYYAKNKEIRSDETFYDETYYNDHTLTEETLPRGKDIGNILHAIMKDINFNDAKNNLNNFQKINISLVQKKIEHFNPKLNTPKIQEILTNMIYNMLNTQIKFINARLCDIQEVQKEMEFLIKINTKIYKQKSLFNYQNKLDLTLNNGYIKGIIDLIFKINNKIYILDYKTNYLGKNLKDYNTMRLKKTIKQEQYDLQYKIYSLGIKKIFFKTTEEYNNNFGGVIYLFTRAFQNITKEQSKTQNGIYTNIPKFKELDLEQIHLQFNH